CAGCCCCCGCAAAGACTCTGACGCTGCGCTGCCTGGGCTGCGTCAAGTGCGGACAGACGTGCTCCCCGCTCAGCGCGGCCTCCCGCGACTGAGCGGGGTCACCATCGAGATGCGCGCCGCCGGAGATCACCTGCAGGTCAAGCTCCGCCCGTGATCCGATTCCCGGCGAAGCGGCGCGCGCGCCAGCGATGTGCCCGGGATCTGCTGCCCCCGGCTTCCCTGCCCGCTCATGGGTTTCGAGTTCCCAGGTTCACATACTGTCGGTATCCTGGTACCCAGGTGCAGGCCGACCCGCCGGCCCGCCTCGGGCCGGGGCGCACCCAAGGGATGCCACCCCTCGAGGCGGGGCCTGGACTGGTGTCGGGGCCAGCGGGTCTGCCGATCCTTCTGGCTCCCCTGCGACGTGCCGACGGGCGGGATGGGGTTGAAGGAGGCATGGTCATGGCTGAGATGTGGAGCGATCTGGTCTGGGCAGCTCTGCGGGACTTCAACGCGCGGCTGGCGGCGGTGCTCCCGAGCGTCCTCGCCATGCTGACCCTGGCGGCCGTCGGGCTCATCCTCGCCTGGGTCGCCGCGCGGCTGCTGAGACGGCTGGCCCGGGCGGTCGCCTTCGACCATCGCGCCGAGACGTGGGGGCTCGTGGCCGCCCTCGCGCGCGCCGGACTGCGCCGGCCGCCTTCCCAGCTGCTCTCGCTGATGGCGTTCTGGGGCATCTTCGTCCTCTCCCTGACCCTGGCAGTAGACGCTCTCGCCATCCCGGGCGTCGGCCGGGTCACGGACTTCGTCTTCGCGTGGGTCCCCAGGGCCCTGGGCGCCGTCCTGATCTTCCTGGTCGGCTGGCTCGTGGCGAACTTCCTCGGCGAGGGCGTGCTGATCACCGCCGTCAACGCCGGGGTGCCGGAGGCCAGGCTGCTGGCCCGGGCGGTGCGCTGGGGCATCCTCCTCTTCGCGAGCGCCACGGCGGTCACCCACCTCGGCATCGGCAAGGAAATGGTGCTGGTCGCCTTCGGCATCACCTTCGGCGGGCTGATCCTGGCCCTGGCATTGGCCTTCGGCCTCGGGGGGCGGGCGCTGGCTCGGCAGATCCTGGAGCGCCGGCTCCGGCACGAGCCGCACCCGAGCGAGACGCTCACGCATCTGTGAGGGCCCGGCCGGGTGGACCGGCGACAGCGGCCCGGGACCCGGTGGCGCCATGGTGACGACAGCCTCATGAGCGACGTCGACGCCCTCCTCCAGGAGATCGTGGAGGCGCTCGCGCGTCCGCGGCGCGCGACCTACCGGCTCCAGCTCGGCCCGACGCTTTCCTTCGAGGACGTCGGGGCGCTAGCGCCATACCTGTCCTCGCTGGGCGTGAGCGAGGCCTACCTCTCCCCCTGCTTCAGATGCGGATCGGGCAGCTCTCACGGGTACGACATCACCGACCACAACGCGTTCAACCCCGAGATCGGGACCGAGGCCACCTTCGATCAGATGGCCCGGACCCTGGCGAAGCACGGGATCGGCGTCATCCTGGACGTCGTCCCGAACCATATGGGCATCTCCGGCGACGCCAATCCCTGGTGGCTCGACGTGCTGGAGAACGGCCCCGCCTCCCCCTACGCGCGGTTCTTCGACATCGACTGGGCGCCGGTGAAGCCGGAGCTGCGCAACAAGGTCCTGCTGCCGGTGCTGCCGGACCAGTACGGGCGCGTCCTCGAGTCCCAGCAGCTCCAGCTCGAGTTTTCCGAGGGCGCCTTCTTCGTGCGCTACGCCGGGTCGCGCCTGCCCGTGGCGCCGGACTCCTACGCGCAGGTGCTGACCCACCGCGCGGAAGCGCTCGGCGCACGCCTCGGTCCCGAGCACCCACAGCTGCGGCAGTTCCAGAGCATCCTCACTGCTCTGGACCATCTCCCGCCGCAGACGGAAGTCGATCCGGCGCGCCTGGAGGAGCGGCTCCGGGAGAAGGAGATCGTCAAGCAGCGGCTGGCGGCGCTCGTCAAGGAATCCCCCGAGATCCACGAGTTCATCGACGACAACGTCCGGCGCTTCAACGGGACACCGGGAGACCCGGCGAGCTTCGACCTCCTGGAACGGCTGCTCGCGGGGCAGGCCTACCGGCTGGCCGACTGGCGGGTGGCCGGCGACGAGGTCAACTACCGGCGCTTCTTCGACGTGAACCATCTCGCCGCCATCCGGACGGAGCTCCCCGAGGTCTTCGACGCCATCCACAAGCTGATCCTCCGGCTGGTGGGCGAAGGCACGGTGACCGGCCTCAGGGTGGACCACCCGGACGGGCTCCACGCCCCGGGCGAGTACTTCCGCCGGCTGCAGGAAGGCGCGGTGGTTCACACCGCCCGCCGCCTGGCTCCGGACGTGGTCGGCGAGGGCACGGAGGTGCTGCTGGCGCGGTACCGGGAGCTGGCGAGACCGGACCCGGCCACCGCCCTGGCCCGCCCGCTCTGGGTCGTCGCCGAGAAGATCCGCATGGCCGACGAGGGCCTGCCCGAGTGGTGGCGCCTCGCGGGCACCACGGGGTACGACTTCCTCGCGTCGGTCAACGGGTTGTTCGTGGACCGGGGCAACTCGCGCCAGATGACGGCGCTCTATGCGCGGGTCGCCGGGAGCGCGCCGCCCATGGCCGATGTCGTCCACTCCGCCAAGCGGCTGATCATGCAGCTCTCCATGGCGAGCGAGGTGAACCGCCTCGGACACCAGCTCGACCGGCTCTCCGAGACCAACCGGCACACCCGGGACTTCACGCTGCACAGCCTGATCCGGGCGGTGCGCGAGGTCATCGCCTGCTTCCCCGTGTACCGGACGTACATCGGCGACGAGGGGCTCGAGGTGAGCGCGCGCGACCGCGCCTTCGTCGAGCGCGCCGTGGCGGACGCCAAGCGGCGCAACCCCACCGTGAACGTGTCCATCTTCGACTTCATCCGCGACACCCTGCTGCTGCGCAACCCCCCGGACGCCGGCGAAGAGGATCGGACGAGGCGGCGTCACTTCGTGATGCGGTTCCAGCAGACCAGCGGGCCCGTGACGGCCAAGGGGATCGAGGACACGGCGTTCTACGTCTACAACCGCCTCGTCTCGCTGAACGAGGTGGGCGGTGACCCGGGGCGGTTCGGCGAGCCGGTCGTGGCGTTCCACGAGAAGAACGCGAAGCGCCTGGCGCGCTGGCCCCAGTCGCTCCTGTGCACCTCGACGCACGACACCAAGCGGGGCGAGGACGTCCGCGCGCGCATCAACGTGCTGTCGGAGATCCCCGTCGAGTGGGCCGCGTGCGTCCGCCGCTGGCGGGTCATCGCGCGGCGGTGGAAGCGGGAGGTGGACGGGCAGGCGGCGCCCGACCGCAACGACGAGTACCTCCTGTACCAGACGCTCGTCGGCGCGTGGCCGGTGGAGCCGCACGCGGACCTCCAGGCGTTCACCGCCCGGATCTGCGCGTACATGGAGAAGGCCGCCAAGGAGGCCAAGCGCAAGACGAGCTGGACCAATCCAAGCCCGGCGTACGATGCGGCGCTGCGGGACTTCGTCACGGGGCTCCTGGCGGCCGGCGGGCCTTTCCTCGCCAGCCTCCTGCCGTTCCAGCGACGGGTCGCCCTCTATGGGGCCGGCAACTCCCTCGCCCAGACCCTGCTCAAGCTCGGCGCGCCCGGGGTGCCGGACTTCTATCAGGGCTCCGAGCTCTGGGACCTCTCGCTGGTGGACCCCGACAACCGGCGTCCCGTGGACTTCGCCCGGCGCCGGACGCTGCTGGCCTCCCTCGGCGCCCTCCTCGAGGCGCGCAGCGGCGATCTGGCAGCGCTGTGCGCCGAGCTCCTCGAGAGCTGGGCCGACGGGCGGCTGAAGCTCTACCTGATCCAGCGCGGGCTGGCATTGAGACAGGAACGCCCACGCCTCTTCGAGACCGGCGCCTACCGGCCGCTGGAGGCCGGCGGCGCGCGCGCCGAGCACCTGGTCGGCTTCGCGCGCGTGGGTGCCGGCGGCGCGGTGGTCGTGGCAGTGCCGAGGCTCATGGCGCGGCTGACCGGCTTCTCGGGCGCGCTCCCGCTCGGCGCGGATGCGTGGGGCGACACCTGGCTATCGCTCGGAAGCGAGCACCTGGCAGGGCGCTACCGCGACCGGCTCACGGGCCGGGCGCTCGACACCGACCGTCGCGACGGCGTGCCGACGCTGCCGGCGAGCACGGTCTTCGCCGGCTTCCCGGTGGCGCTGCTCGAGCAGGAGGCGGCGACCCCGTGAGCCTTGCGGTCCGGAGCATCCACCGCATGCCGTTCGGCGCCGAGGTCCAGGGCGACGCCACCCGGTTCCGGCTCTGGGCGCCCGGCGCGCGCAGCGTGGAGCTGTGGCTGGAGGACGAGAAGCGGGCGCTGGCCATGCCGCGCGATCCCGAGGGCTGGGCGGAGCTGACCGTGCGGGAGACCCCGGCCGGCACGCGGTACCGCTTCCGGATCGACGGCGAGCTCCTCGTGCCGGATCCGGCCTCCCGCTGCCAGCCCGACGGCGTGCACGGACCGAGCGAGGTCGTGGACCCGTTCGCCTACCGCTGGTCCGATACCGGCTGGGACGGCATTCCCGCCGAGCGGCTGATCTTCTACGAGGTCCACGTGGGCGCCTTCACCCGTGGGGGGAGCTTCGCCGCGCTCGCGGAGCGTCTCGACCACCTGGCCTCCCTCGGGGTCACCGCCCTCGAGCTGATGCCCGTGGGCGAGTTCCCCGGTCGCCGGGGATGGGGCTATGACGGCGTCCTCCCCTTCGCCCCCGAGGCCCGCTACGGGCGGCCCGACGAGCTCAAGGCGCTCGTCGACGCTGCCCACGCGCGCGGCCTCGCCGTGGTCCTGGACGTCGTCTACAACCACTTCGGGCCCGAGGGGAACTACCTGCACCCCTACGCGCCCGCCTTCTTCAATCCGCGCCACCGGACACCCTGGGGCGACGCGATCAATTTCGATGGCGCGGGCTCGGCGGTCGTGCGGGCCTTCGTGGTGCACAACGCCGTCCACTGGCTCGAGGAGTACCACATGGACGGGCTGCGCCTGGACGCCGTCCACGCCATCGGCGACGACTCACCCTCCCACGTCCTCGTGGAGCTGGCCCGGGCCGTGGCCGAAGGTCCCGGCAGCGAGCGGCGCATCCACCTGGTGCTCGAGAACGACGGCAACGAGGCCCGCTACCTCGCCCGGCACGGCGCCCGGCCGCTCTACCAGGCCCAGTGGAACGACGACCTGCACCACGCCCTGCACGTCCTGCTGACGGGGGAGCGGGGCGGCTACTACGCCGACTACCAGCCCGCCCAGTCGGCGCTCGGCCGCGCTCTCACGGAGGGCTTCGTCTACCAGGGCGACCACTCGGGCTACCGTGGGCGGCGGCGCGGGGAGCCGAGCCGGGATCTGCCGCCCACCGCCTTCGTCGGCTTTCTCCAGAACCACGACCAGGTGGGCAACCGCGCCTTCGGCGAGCGCGTCACGGCGCTCGCGCCGCCCGAGGCCGTACGGGCGGCCACGGCCGTGCTCCTCCTCGCGCCGGAACTCCCGCTCCTCTTCATGGGGCAGGAGTGGGGAGCCGTCCAGCCCTTCCTCTTCTTCAGCGACCTGGGCCCCGATCTCGGCCCGGCCGTCGCCCACGGGCGGCGGCGGGAGTTCGCCCGCTTCCCCGAGTTCGCCGACCCCGTGGCTCGCGAGCGCATCCCCGATCCCCAGGCCCCGGAGACCTTCGAGCGGTCGGTGCTCGACTGGAGCGCCGCTGACCGACCGGAGGGCCGCGACTGGCTCGACTTCCATCGCGCCTTGCTCCGCATCCGGCACGCTGAGATCGCCCCGCTGCTCACGGGAGAGCCGGTGCCGCGGACGGGCTGGAGCAGGCTCGGGAAGGCGGGCGTCGAGATCGAGTGGGCCTTTGACGGCCGGAGGGTGCTGCGGCTGATCGTCAACCTCGGCCCGGAGCCCGTCCCTCACCCGGGCCCGCCGCCGGAGTGGGGACGCCAGCTCTACGCGCTCGGCCTGGGTGCCCCGGGGGTGCCGGAGCTCCCGCCCTGGGGCGTGGGCTGGTATCTCGCGGAGCGGGAGCGATGAGCCTCGATCGCCTCCTGGTAGACGCCGAGGGTCAGCCCGGCGATGCGCGCCCAGCTGAAATGCTCCTCGACGCGGCGGCGGCCGGCGCGCCCGAAGGCGGCGGCGCGCCCGGGATCGCCGAGCACGGCGTTGACGGCGGTCGCCAGCGCCACGGGGTCCGCGGGGGGCACGAGCCACCCGGTCTCGTCGTGGACGACGACCTCGCGGATGCCCCCGACCCTCGTGGCGACGACCGGGGCGGCGCAGGCCATCGCCTCCAGGTTGATCAGCCCGAACGGCTCGTAGACCGACGGACAGACGAAGACCGCGGCGTGGCTGTAGAGCTGCACCAGCTCCTCCCGCGGGAGCATGGCGTTGACCCAGCGCACCCGAGGGTGACCCGCCACGGCGGTACGCAGCCGCGACTCCAGCTCCGCGGTGTCCGGGGTGGCGGCGCAGAGGACGAGCTGGACCTCCACGGGGAGCCTCGTCGCGGCCTCGAGGAGATGGAAGATCCCCTTCTGCTCGCTGATGCGCCCCACGAACAGGACGTAGGGGGGGCGGACGCCGTGGTGGGCCAGCGCCTCGCGGCGGTCAGTGCGGCGGAAGGCCGTGGCATCGACCCCGTTGTGAATGACCCGGACGCGCTCCGCGTCCACAGAGAAATGGGCGAGGACATCCTCCCGCATCCCGGCCGAGACGGCGATCACGCGCTCGGCCTGCTCCACGGCCCCACGCTCGGCCCAGCTCGACAGCGCGTATCCGGGCCCGAGCTGCTCCTCCTTCCAGGGCCGGAGGGGCTCGAGGCTGTGGAGCGTGACCACCAGCGGGATGTCGAACAGCGCGCGGACGAGCAGGCCGCCCAGTGCCACGTACCAGGTATGCGAGTGCACGACGTCCGCGACGACCGGGTCGCACGCCATGGCCAGGTTCACCGAGAGGGCCTGGAGCGCCGGCGCGTGCCGGGCCTCGGCGGTCCCGGCCAGCCGCTCCCACGGAGCATAGCCGCGAACGCGGAGCGCGGGCTCGTCGCGATCGGCCTCGCCGAAGCAGCGCACCTCGACCGTGGCCCGGCCGGCCAGCGCCCGGGTCAGGTGGTCGACGACCACCCCGGCGCCACCGTAGACGTGAGGCGGGTACTCCCGCGTGAGCATCAGGATCTTCACGGCTCCGCTCCCGTCAAGGGTACTGTATCCGAGGGGGACCCCCGCCATGGCCGCTGCTGAGTCGTTCGTGTTCCAGGGGTGCGTCCAGGTCTGCGAGCTCGTCTCCTGCGACGCGCACGACCTGCGCGAGCTCCTGGAGCAGATCCGGCGCGTGCCGGCCGAGTCCATCTTCTGTCACACGTCCGTCCTGCTGGTGCACCGTCCCCCGCTGCTGGACGCCTACCCCAACGACTTCGCGCTGTGGACGGACGTCGAGCTCCGCGATCGGCGGCTCACCGAGCGTCTCGCCGCCATCGATCCATTCCAGCTCGGATCCATCGAGGCCGTGCGGGCCGAGCTGGTCTCGACGATCGAGCACCATCTGCAGCAGCTGCCGGCGGCGCCGCCCCGAGCGGGACAGCCGTTCCAGTTCCTACAGTACCACCTCGTGCCGGTCCCCACCGGGCACCAGGCCCGGACCCTCCGGGAGTTCCGGGATGCCCTGGCCGAGGTGGACGTGAGCGCCCTCTTCTTCCACACCGTCGAGGCGCGCTACCGGCTCGGTCGCGGCCGGGGCGACTTCGCCGAGTGGATCGACACCGCGCTCGGGCGGCACGAGCTGGCCGAGCGTCTGGGCCACATCGATCCCTACGCGGGCACGCTGGAGCGGGTCCGGGAGCGGCATCTCATCGCGCTGAACCGGGCCCTGGAGGAGGGGGACCAATAGTGCCGAACGGGCTCGCCGTCAAGCTGGACGACTACCGGGCGGTGGCCCCGCGCGGCTCCGTGGACTTCCTGCTGCGCATCGCCGAGCGGCTGCGAGGGCGCCGTCTGGTCGAGGTGAGCGAGTCCCGGTACGGCGGCGGCGCCGTCGAGATGCTGAAGCGGCTCGTCCCGATCCTCAACGACCTGGGCATCGAGACGAGCTGGGAGGTGGTCATCGGCACCGCCGACTTCGACGCCACCGTCCGCGCCGTCGCCAAGGGCCTCGCGGGCATCGAACAGGTGGTCACCGAGGCGATGCTCGAGCGCCTCCACGCCACGTGCGCCGGCAATGCGCGGCGCCTCCCGCTCGACGCCGATCTCGTGATGGTCCACGACACGGCGGCGCTGCTGCTCGTGGAGGGACGGCCGGCGGCCGGGCGCTGGGTGTGGCGCTACCACGGCGACCTCTCGTCGCCGCAGCCACAGCTGTGGAACGCCCTGCGGCCGGTCGTCGAGAAGTACGACGCCGTGGTCTTCTCCATCGCGAAGTTCGCCGCACCGCTGACCACGCGGCGCTTCCTCATCGCGCCCTCGATCGACCCGCTCTCCGAGCGCAACCGCGAGATGTCGCGCGCCGAGCAGGGCCGGCACCTGGAGCGGCTCGGTGTCCGTGCGGACAAGCCGATCCTCCTGCAGGTGGGCCCCTTCGAGCGCCTCCAGGATCCGCTCGGGGTGGTGAACGCGTACCGCCTCGTGCAGAAGCACCACGACGTGCGGCTGGTGCTCGCCGGCCCGGCGCCGGGGCCGGGAGGCGTGCTGGCGGAGGCGCAGGAGGCGGCGAGCCAGGACCCCGACATCACGGTGGTCGTCCTGCCCCCGGACCCGCAGCAGGAGCTCAACGCGCTCGAGCGGGCCGCGACGATCGTGCTGCAGAAGCCGCTCATGACGGACTTCGGCGCCGACGTGGCGGCCGCCATGTGGAAAGGCAAGCCGGTCGTCGGCAGCCTGGCCGGCGGCATCCCCTCCCAGATCGTGTCCCGGGTCACGGGATATACGGTGGAGACCGTCGAAGGCGCGGCGTTCCGCATCCGACACCTGCTGAACAACCCGGAGATGATCGGCCGCATGGGAGCGGCCGGCCGCGAGTACGTGCGGCGCAACTTTCTCATCACGCGACACCTGGGCGACTACCTGGCGCTGCTCGCCCACCTGTCCGCCTGAGGGGCGCCGCAGGCCATGGAGCGCACGCTGCTGACGGAGGAGGCGCAAGCCGAGATCGAGCGCATCGGCTCGGCGGACCTCGTGATCGGCGTGCCGACGACGGCGGCGACTCCGGGCCTCGCTGGCGTGGCCGCCGCCGTGCGCGCCGGGCTGGAGGCGCACTTCTCCGGCCATTCGTCCGCCGTCATCCACGTCGACCAGGCGCCCTCCGAGGAGGCGGGAGCGCTCCTCGCCCAGGGGCTCGGGGACGTGCCGGTCGTCCGGGCCCGCCCCGCCCACCCGAGCGCGGGCCCGCCGCTCCAGCTCGGGCGGGACGAGGCCGTCCGCACCACCCTCGCCGCCGCGCGCGCGCTGGGCGCACGGAGCATCGTCCTGCTCAACGCCGAGATCGTCGGCCTCACCGCCGACTGGGTGCGCGGCCTGGCCGGCCCCGTGCTGAAGGACGACTACGGGATGGTGCTGCCGGTCTACCAGGCGAGCCGCTACGAGGGGACGCTGACCCACGCCCTGGTGGTCCCCCTGACGCGGGCGCTGTTCGGGAAGCGACTCGCCCGGCCGCTGGCGGAGGAGTTCGGCTGCTCGGCGATCGCGGTCGCCGGCTTCCTGGAGCAGGACGTCTGGGAGACCGACCTCGCCCGCAACGGCATCGAGTTCTGGCTGCCGGCCGCGGCCGTCGCGCAGGAGCTCACGATCGGCGAGGCCACGCTCGGCCCCCGGCGCATCCCCGCCCCGGCGCGGCCGGCGCCGCTCGGCGCCATCGTGGGGCGCACGGCCGGGTCCCTGTTCGCCATCGCCGAGCGGTACGAGACCCTCTGGCTCGAGCGGCACGGCTCCGAAGCGGTCCCGTGCTTCGGGCCGCGCCCCGAGCCACAGCTCGACACCGCCCCCGACCCGGAACGGATGCTGGTCGGCTTTCGCCAGGGCGTGCGTGACCTCTTCCCGGTATGGGAACGCATCCTGGCCCCGGAGAACCTGAGCGAGGTGCTGGCGCTCAGCGACGCCGCGGTCGATGAGTTCCGCTTCTCCGACCGGCTCTGGGCTGGTGTCGTGTACGATTTCCTGCTGGCCTATCGGGCACGCGTCGTCTACCGGAGCCACGTCGCCCAGTCCCTCGCGCCGCTCTACCTGGGCCGCGTGGCCGCGGTGATCTTCGAGACCCTGAACCGGCCGCCCTCCGCCGTGACCGAGGTGACCGAGCGCCTCTGCCGCGAGTTCGAGGAGCGCAAGCCGTACCTGGTGGACCGCTGGCGATGATCCCGCCGCCCCCGAGGAGAGAACGGGAGGGCTCCATCGTGATCGAGCACGTACAACCGGCCGTGGACGACGGCCGGTACCCGTGCAAGCGCGAGGTCGGGGATCACCTGGAGGTCTCGGCCGACATCTTCAAGGAAGGGCACGACGTCCTCGAGGCGGTGGTCCTCTACCGGAGCAGCGAGGAGCCGGGCTGGAGCGAGGTGCCCATGCGCCCGCTCGACAACGACCGCTGGAGCGGGCACTTCCCGCTCGAGCGGAACACGCGCTACCTCTTCACGGTCGAGGCGTGGACGGACGTCTTCGGCTCGTGGGTGGAGGAGATGGGGCGCCGCCTCGCCGGCGGGCAGACCGATCTCGGGAGCGAGCTGCTGGAGGGGCGAGAGCTCATGCGCCAGGCGGCGGCCCGGGCGCCGGCGGCGGACGCGGCACCGCTACGCCTGGCGCTGGAGCGGTACGACACCCTCGCCGCGCAGGCGGAGCGCCTCGACCTGCTCCTCGACCCGGGTCTCCGCCGGGCCGTCTCCCGGGCCCAGGCGCGGAAGGACCGGACCCGCCACGACCGCGCGCTCGAGGTGGTCGTGGACCGGGTGCGCGCGCGCTGGGGCGCCTGGTACGAGCTGTTTCCGCGCTCGCAGGGGACCATCCCCGGGCGGCACGGCACCTTCGACGACTGCGTCCAACGGCTGCCCGACATCCAGCGCATGGGCTTCGACGTCGTGTACCTGACGCCGATCCACCCGATCGGGCGCACCCACCGGAAGGGCCGGAACAACAGCCTCGTGGCGGACCCCGCCGACCCGGGCAGCCCGTGGGCCATCGGCGGACCCGAGGGCGGGCACACGGCAGTCCACAAGGAGCTGGGCACCCTCGACGACTTCCGCCGCTTCCTCAAGGCCGCGCGGGGGCTCGGGATCGAGATCGCCATGGACTTCGCCATCCAGTGCTCACCCGACCACCCGTGGGTGCAGGAGCATCCGGAGTGGTTCTACCAGCGGCCGGATGGCACGATCAAGCACGCGGAAAACCCCCCGAAGAAATACCAGGACATCTACCCGGTCAATTTCTCGTGCGAGGCGTGGGAATCCCTCTGGGAGGAGCTGCGGCGCGTGGTCCTGTGCTGGGTGGAGCAAGGCGTCCGCATCTTCCGCGTGGACAACCCGCACACCAAGCCGCTGGACTTCTGGCGATGGCTGATCCGCGAGGTCCAGGACCGCCACCCCGACGTCGTCTTCCTGGCCGAGGCGTTCACCCGGCCCAAGGTCATGAAGGCCCTCGGCAAGG
This sequence is a window from Candidatus Rokuibacteriota bacterium. Protein-coding genes within it:
- the glgA gene encoding glycogen synthase, whose translation is MAGVPLGYSTLDGSGAVKILMLTREYPPHVYGGAGVVVDHLTRALAGRATVEVRCFGEADRDEPALRVRGYAPWERLAGTAEARHAPALQALSVNLAMACDPVVADVVHSHTWYVALGGLLVRALFDIPLVVTLHSLEPLRPWKEEQLGPGYALSSWAERGAVEQAERVIAVSAGMREDVLAHFSVDAERVRVIHNGVDATAFRRTDRREALAHHGVRPPYVLFVGRISEQKGIFHLLEAATRLPVEVQLVLCAATPDTAELESRLRTAVAGHPRVRWVNAMLPREELVQLYSHAAVFVCPSVYEPFGLINLEAMACAAPVVATRVGGIREVVVHDETGWLVPPADPVALATAVNAVLGDPGRAAAFGRAGRRRVEEHFSWARIAGLTLGVYQEAIEAHRSRSARYQPTPQGGSSGTPGAPRPSA
- a CDS encoding glycosyltransferase, translated to MPNGLAVKLDDYRAVAPRGSVDFLLRIAERLRGRRLVEVSESRYGGGAVEMLKRLVPILNDLGIETSWEVVIGTADFDATVRAVAKGLAGIEQVVTEAMLERLHATCAGNARRLPLDADLVMVHDTAALLLVEGRPAAGRWVWRYHGDLSSPQPQLWNALRPVVEKYDAVVFSIAKFAAPLTTRRFLIAPSIDPLSERNREMSRAEQGRHLERLGVRADKPILLQVGPFERLQDPLGVVNAYRLVQKHHDVRLVLAGPAPGPGGVLAEAQEAASQDPDITVVVLPPDPQQELNALERAATIVLQKPLMTDFGADVAAAMWKGKPVVGSLAGGIPSQIVSRVTGYTVETVEGAAFRIRHLLNNPEMIGRMGAAGREYVRRNFLITRHLGDYLALLAHLSA
- the treY gene encoding malto-oligosyltrehalose synthase; the encoded protein is MSDVDALLQEIVEALARPRRATYRLQLGPTLSFEDVGALAPYLSSLGVSEAYLSPCFRCGSGSSHGYDITDHNAFNPEIGTEATFDQMARTLAKHGIGVILDVVPNHMGISGDANPWWLDVLENGPASPYARFFDIDWAPVKPELRNKVLLPVLPDQYGRVLESQQLQLEFSEGAFFVRYAGSRLPVAPDSYAQVLTHRAEALGARLGPEHPQLRQFQSILTALDHLPPQTEVDPARLEERLREKEIVKQRLAALVKESPEIHEFIDDNVRRFNGTPGDPASFDLLERLLAGQAYRLADWRVAGDEVNYRRFFDVNHLAAIRTELPEVFDAIHKLILRLVGEGTVTGLRVDHPDGLHAPGEYFRRLQEGAVVHTARRLAPDVVGEGTEVLLARYRELARPDPATALARPLWVVAEKIRMADEGLPEWWRLAGTTGYDFLASVNGLFVDRGNSRQMTALYARVAGSAPPMADVVHSAKRLIMQLSMASEVNRLGHQLDRLSETNRHTRDFTLHSLIRAVREVIACFPVYRTYIGDEGLEVSARDRAFVERAVADAKRRNPTVNVSIFDFIRDTLLLRNPPDAGEEDRTRRRHFVMRFQQTSGPVTAKGIEDTAFYVYNRLVSLNEVGGDPGRFGEPVVAFHEKNAKRLARWPQSLLCTSTHDTKRGEDVRARINVLSEIPVEWAACVRRWRVIARRWKREVDGQAAPDRNDEYLLYQTLVGAWPVEPHADLQAFTARICAYMEKAAKEAKRKTSWTNPSPAYDAALRDFVTGLLAAGGPFLASLLPFQRRVALYGAGNSLAQTLLKLGAPGVPDFYQGSELWDLSLVDPDNRRPVDFARRRTLLASLGALLEARSGDLAALCAELLESWADGRLKLYLIQRGLALRQERPRLFETGAYRPLEAGGARAEHLVGFARVGAGGAVVVAVPRLMARLTGFSGALPLGADAWGDTWLSLGSEHLAGRYRDRLTGRALDTDRRDGVPTLPASTVFAGFPVALLEQEAATP
- the treZ gene encoding malto-oligosyltrehalose trehalohydrolase, translated to MPFGAEVQGDATRFRLWAPGARSVELWLEDEKRALAMPRDPEGWAELTVRETPAGTRYRFRIDGELLVPDPASRCQPDGVHGPSEVVDPFAYRWSDTGWDGIPAERLIFYEVHVGAFTRGGSFAALAERLDHLASLGVTALELMPVGEFPGRRGWGYDGVLPFAPEARYGRPDELKALVDAAHARGLAVVLDVVYNHFGPEGNYLHPYAPAFFNPRHRTPWGDAINFDGAGSAVVRAFVVHNAVHWLEEYHMDGLRLDAVHAIGDDSPSHVLVELARAVAEGPGSERRIHLVLENDGNEARYLARHGARPLYQAQWNDDLHHALHVLLTGERGGYYADYQPAQSALGRALTEGFVYQGDHSGYRGRRRGEPSRDLPPTAFVGFLQNHDQVGNRAFGERVTALAPPEAVRAATAVLLLAPELPLLFMGQEWGAVQPFLFFSDLGPDLGPAVAHGRRREFARFPEFADPVARERIPDPQAPETFERSVLDWSAADRPEGRDWLDFHRALLRIRHAEIAPLLTGEPVPRTGWSRLGKAGVEIEWAFDGRRVLRLIVNLGPEPVPHPGPPPEWGRQLYALGLGAPGVPELPPWGVGWYLAERER
- a CDS encoding alpha-1,4-glucan--maltose-1-phosphate maltosyltransferase, which produces MIPPPPRREREGSIVIEHVQPAVDDGRYPCKREVGDHLEVSADIFKEGHDVLEAVVLYRSSEEPGWSEVPMRPLDNDRWSGHFPLERNTRYLFTVEAWTDVFGSWVEEMGRRLAGGQTDLGSELLEGRELMRQAAARAPAADAAPLRLALERYDTLAAQAERLDLLLDPGLRRAVSRAQARKDRTRHDRALEVVVDRVRARWGAWYELFPRSQGTIPGRHGTFDDCVQRLPDIQRMGFDVVYLTPIHPIGRTHRKGRNNSLVADPADPGSPWAIGGPEGGHTAVHKELGTLDDFRRFLKAARGLGIEIAMDFAIQCSPDHPWVQEHPEWFYQRPDGTIKHAENPPKKYQDIYPVNFSCEAWESLWEELRRVVLCWVEQGVRIFRVDNPHTKPLDFWRWLIREVQDRHPDVVFLAEAFTRPKVMKALGKAGFTQSYTFFTWRNFKEELAEYFEELTRSEMAEYFRGNLFCNTPDILPEILQRGGPPAFKMRAALAATLSPLWGIYSGYELCEAAAVPGTEEYLDSEKYEIRVRDWDRPGHIKDYIAQLNRIRRENPALHGDRNLRFYEADSPHILFYGKMTETRDNVVLVAVNLDPFAAHEATLHLPLDDLGFAPEETYELHDLLSDSRQLCRGPRQTVTLDPRVSPARVYRLERWRRRERDFQYFY